One stretch of Glycine soja cultivar W05 chromosome 7, ASM419377v2, whole genome shotgun sequence DNA includes these proteins:
- the LOC114420479 gene encoding uncharacterized protein LOC114420479 produces MEDDFSFRRLIGRLIYLTNIRPDITYVVQHLSQFVAAPTSVHQQPAVRILRYIKRSPIVGIFLFATSKIQLKGISDCDWVGCIDTRRSITSYAMYIGDSLISWRSKKQATVSKSSSEAEYRALASAICELQ; encoded by the coding sequence ATGGAAGATGATTTCTCTTTTAGAAGGTTAATTGGTAGGCTGATCTACTTGACTAATATAAGGCCAGATATCACTTATGTTGTGCAACATCTAAGCCAATTTGTTGCTGCTCCCACCTCAGTTCATCAACAGCCTGCTGTTCGAATTCTCAGATATATTAAGAGATCCCCAATAGTAGGGATTTTCCTTTTTGCTACAAGTAAAATTCAGTTAAAGGGAATTAGTGATTGTGACTGGGTTGGTTGCATTGACACCAGAAGGTCTATCACTAGTTATGCTATGTACATTGGTGACTCATTGATTTCATGGAGATCCAAGAAGCAAGCCACTGTATCCAAAAGCTCATCAGAAGCTGAATACAGAGCACTAGCCAGTGCCATTTGTGAGCTACAATAG
- the LOC114419110 gene encoding A-agglutinin anchorage subunit-like isoform X2, whose amino-acid sequence MATTSLCHASAPTRASLHSTFAPICLSSSSLSLTSTVSSGASATSTMARHATTSSPSAGASLSIIRSSSPATLSFSSRTPTMEWSRPTQLGEIPSPRAGHAGVTVGENWFIVSGGDNKSGVSETIVLNMSTLTWSVVTSVQGRVPVASEKSKGDLVSVLKAKKEVLESSLSKEKPSSRFL is encoded by the exons ATGGCGACGACTTCTTTGTGCCACGCTTCTGCGCCGACTCGTGCTTCCCTCCACTCGACTTTCGCACCGATCTGCCTGTCTAGCTCCTCTCTGTCGCTGACATCCACGGTGTCGAGTGGCGCTTCCGCCACATCTACCATGGCACGCCACGCCACCACTTCTTCACCATCGGCTGGAGCAAGTTTGTCAATCATAAGAAGCTCGTCGCCGGCGACACTGTCATTTTCGTCAAGGACTCCCACG ATGGAATGGTCTCGCCCCACGCAGCTAGGAGAAATACCATCTCCACGTGCTGGACATGCTGGTGTGACAGTAGGGGAAAACTGGTTCATTGTTAGTGGTGGTGACAATAAGAGTG GGGTCTCTGAAACGATTGTACTGAATATGTCTACACTGACTTGGTCAGTGGTAACTTCTGTTCAAGGACGAGTTCCTGTTGCCAGTGAG AAATCCAAAGGTGATCTTGTATCAGTCTTGAAGGCTAAGAAAGAAGTGTTGGAATCATCACTGAGCAAGGAGAAACCATCTTCTAGATTTTTGTag
- the LOC114419110 gene encoding leucine-zipper-like transcriptional regulator 1 homolog isoform X1 has product MATTSLCHASAPTRASLHSTFAPICLSSSSLSLTSTVSSGASATSTMARHATTSSPSAGASLSIIRSSSPATLSFSSRTPTMEWSRPTQLGEIPSPRAGHAGVTVGENWFIVSGGDNKSGVSETIVLNMSTLTWSVVTSVQGRVPVASEGLSLVVSSYDGEDILVSFGGYNGRYNNENIISKFCLASAFFCFCFIFRLRLIWFAAFRSMFLNQATNQPCNPK; this is encoded by the exons ATGGCGACGACTTCTTTGTGCCACGCTTCTGCGCCGACTCGTGCTTCCCTCCACTCGACTTTCGCACCGATCTGCCTGTCTAGCTCCTCTCTGTCGCTGACATCCACGGTGTCGAGTGGCGCTTCCGCCACATCTACCATGGCACGCCACGCCACCACTTCTTCACCATCGGCTGGAGCAAGTTTGTCAATCATAAGAAGCTCGTCGCCGGCGACACTGTCATTTTCGTCAAGGACTCCCACG ATGGAATGGTCTCGCCCCACGCAGCTAGGAGAAATACCATCTCCACGTGCTGGACATGCTGGTGTGACAGTAGGGGAAAACTGGTTCATTGTTAGTGGTGGTGACAATAAGAGTG GGGTCTCTGAAACGATTGTACTGAATATGTCTACACTGACTTGGTCAGTGGTAACTTCTGTTCAAGGACGAGTTCCTGTTGCCAGTGAG GGATTGAGTTTGGTTGTAAGCTCTTATGATGGTGAAGATATACTTGTATCTTTTGGAGGGTACAATGGACGTTACaacaatgaaaatattatttcaaaattttgccTTGCTTCTGctttcttttgcttttgttttatcTTTCGCCTTCGTTTGATTTGGTTTGCTGCCTTTAGGTCTATGTTCTTAAACCAAGCCACAAATCAACCTTGCAAtccaaaataa